The proteins below are encoded in one region of Triticum aestivum cultivar Chinese Spring chromosome 1B, IWGSC CS RefSeq v2.1, whole genome shotgun sequence:
- the LOC123094139 gene encoding uncharacterized protein has translation MRGRETPKARSGAATPSCPQSPLRITHDGEFYARLLTKESSLANPSFRYYGAGPAAVPFGWESQPGTPKDASCCRALPAAAAVPAITPPPSYHARAATASSYGDSGRLGHRSKGAAASDRSCKCCCGGYRRLKWIKIGFIAAVFRRIALGRSRVSSSPSSSAASVHSSSSSTRWLFSGGSSSCLEEAGGHHYQYYEAPAMTGMLCLGVRPSPWMVKFCGGRREPVWVQGWP, from the coding sequence ATGAGAGGGCGAGAGACGCCCAAGGCTCGCAGCGGCGCGGCGACCCCCAgctgcccgcagagcccgctccgcATCACGCACGACGGCGAGTTCTACGCGCGGCTGCTCACCAAGGAGAGCTCCCTCGCCAACCCCTCCTTCCGCTACTAcggcgccggccccgccgccgtgcCCTTCGGCTGGGAGTCCCAGCCGGGCACCCCCAAGGACGCCTCCTGCTGCAGGGcgctcccagccgccgccgccgtcccggccaTCACTCCCCCGCCGTCCTACCACGCGCGGGCCGCCACGGCGTCGTCGTACGGCGACAGCGGCAGGCTGGGCCACAGGAGCAAGGGCGCCGCCGCCAGCGACAGGAGCTGCAAGTGCTGCTGCGGCGGCTACAGGAGGCTCAAGTGGATCAAGATCGGCTTCATCGCCGCAGTGTTCCGCCGGATCGCGCTCGGCAGGTCCCGGGTGTCCTCGTCGCCGTCCTCGTCCGCGGCGTCGGTGCATTCGTCCTCGTCGTCCACCCGCTGGCTCTTCTCCGGCGGCTCGAGCAGCTGCCTGGAGGAAGCCGGTGGTCACCACTACCAGTACTACGAGGCGCCGGCGATGACGGGAATGCTCTGCCTCGGGGTCCGGCCGAGCCCGTGGATGGTGAAGTTCTGCGGCGGCCGGAGGGAGCCCGTCTGGGTGCAGGGCTGGCCGTAG